GGAAGTCGCCGCCCGGCAGCTTGGTCTGGAGCTCCATCGCGGTCATCGAGAAGTCGCCGGACTCGAACCGGGTTCCCGGGCCGTTCGGGAGCGCCGGAACGAGGTCCATCGGGCTGGAGATTGGGTAGTCAGCGCCACCGAAGGCGTCGATCATCTGCTCGCGAAGGTCATCTTCGTCTGCCATGGACTCCCGTTCGGACGGATAAATAATAAATCATGGGGTAGTTGGTTCCCCGCCGGCCCCAGTTCGGTCCTACTCCGTCCTCGCGCGGGCCGGACTTGACGCTACCGGTGGATGGAACGCGAGCGGCGGAACCGCCCGCAGGAGGCGACGAACGGTGGGATGGCAGGCACGGTCGCGGCGGCCTGACGGTGCCGGACCGTCGTCGCGGTCGGTCGTGAGGGCCGTCGTCGGCGGGGACGGCGTCTGCAATCGCTGGAGGTGACCGCGGGGAGGCGGTCTGGGGGACCGGGCGGCGGCGTTACGCCGTGGCCGCGGTCCTGTTCGCGAGCGCGACCTCGTGGACGGCCTCGATGCCGGTGCCGTCCTCCAGGTCGGCTCGAACGGTGCTGTCGTCGGGGGCCGCGGAGCGAAGCGTGACGGTCGCACGGACGTCGACGACGATGGCGTTGAGGTTGGGCGTGATGCCCGTGATCTCCTCGACGTCGACGTCGTCCAGCGCGTCGATGCGTGCGACGACGGTCGCCGCACCGGCGAGCAGGTCGCCGGGTGCACCGTCGGGGACGCGGACGCGCAGGTGGACTGTCGCTTCGGTCTCTCGGCCGAGACTGGCCTGTGCCATACGCCCCCGCCGCGAGTCGAACGCGGTGGCCGACGCGAGGTCGGTGGTCGCCGTCCGCGAGGGTGGTGCCCGTGTCGTGAGCCGCACGGGCGGTCGTGTGCTGCGGTAGCGTCGGTCACACCACGTGGTGCGAGCGGACGCTACAGTCGGTGCTCGGTTCGTGTGGTGGCGCTGCGGTCGAGGTGAAGCGGCGACCCCGCCGGTGGGTCGGGATGGAACCAGTTCGGTCCGGAGAACCCGACTGCCGGCGCGAGCGGCGGTGCCTAGGAGCCGTGGAAGTCGGCAGAAACACCGCCGAGCCGCGTCAGACCGTCACGCGGCGCCGGCAGAGACGAACCGAACGGCGGGATACCCCTTCGGATTCCCCGGATCGCTCGGTTCACCATCCCCAGCGCCGCGCTGGCAGCCGGCGGCGGAGGAACCCTCCACGCCGGGGTTGGCGGCCTCGCCAGTGACCGCGGTGGCGAACGCCGAGATGGTGAACGTCGAGCGGGTCATCGTCAGTGGGCACCCCGTTCCCGG
The sequence above is drawn from the Haloarchaeobius salinus genome and encodes:
- a CDS encoding MTH865 family protein; the encoded protein is MADEDDLREQMIDAFGGADYPISSPMDLVPALPNGPGTRFESGDFSMTAMELQTKLPGGDFPYDDVESFVDDIMENLKDAGHLD